In one Meiothermus sp. Pnk-1 genomic region, the following are encoded:
- a CDS encoding DUF1385 domain-containing protein yields the protein MKTLGGSAALEGVMMKSPEAWALAVRLPDGQIHVERHEEVGIAQRYKWARWPFLRGIVALFDSLQVSYRALSRSAELAGEEDEQLSRGALYTTMAVSLAVSIAVFIVLPGFLSGLLINAAQHPVVYNLVAGVIKAAILVGYLLFIGRIPDIQRYFMYHGAEHKAIAAYERGLELTVANVRAQPAYHPRCGTTFIAFVILASVVVYSFIPNPDSLAWRLLGRVVLLPVVAGLAFELLRWSATHSDPISKLLRAIGFRFQMLTVKEPTDDMIEVSIASTKAALEKASAQPVPVA from the coding sequence ATGAAAACGCTTGGTGGTTCGGCCGCCCTCGAGGGCGTCATGATGAAATCCCCGGAAGCTTGGGCCCTAGCGGTGCGGCTTCCGGACGGCCAAATCCACGTGGAGCGCCACGAGGAAGTGGGGATCGCGCAAAGGTACAAGTGGGCCCGCTGGCCTTTTTTGCGGGGGATCGTGGCCCTCTTCGACTCCTTGCAGGTCTCTTACCGGGCCCTCTCGCGCAGCGCCGAGCTGGCCGGGGAGGAAGATGAGCAGCTCTCGCGGGGGGCCCTCTACACCACCATGGCCGTATCGCTGGCGGTGAGCATCGCGGTGTTTATCGTACTGCCGGGGTTTTTATCGGGTTTGCTGATCAACGCCGCCCAGCACCCGGTGGTTTACAACCTGGTGGCTGGCGTGATCAAGGCCGCCATCTTGGTTGGTTATCTGCTTTTTATCGGCCGGATCCCGGACATCCAGCGCTACTTCATGTACCACGGAGCCGAGCACAAGGCCATCGCCGCTTACGAGCGGGGGCTGGAACTTACCGTGGCCAACGTGCGGGCTCAGCCCGCCTATCATCCCCGCTGCGGCACCACCTTTATCGCCTTTGTGATCCTGGCCAGCGTGGTGGTATATAGCTTTATCCCCAACCCCGACAGCCTGGCCTGGCGGCTTTTGGGCCGGGTGGTGCTCCTGCCGGTGGTGGCGGGGCTGGCTTTTGAGCTTTTGCGTTGGTCGGCCACGCACTCCGACCCCATTTCCAAATTGCTCCGGGCCATCGGCTTCCGCTTCCAGATGCTCACCGTCAAGGAGCCCACCGACGATATGATCGAGGTCTCAATCGCCAGCACCAAGGCGGCGCTCGAAAAGGCCTCTGCCCAGCCGGTTCCGGTGGCGTGA
- the mnmA gene encoding tRNA 2-thiouridine(34) synthase MnmA, which yields MGKGRVLVAMSGGVDSSVSAALLKEQGYEVIGAMMRFWPDNKRDDCFETCCSPDAAYEARRVADIVGIPFYLLDYREEFQEKIINPFIAGYASGETPNPCVHCNTRVKFDSLLKKARMLGCDFVATGHYVIREGNALFRGDPKKDQTYFLWGTPKEAIPHMMFPVGHLEKPQVRAIAERFGLPTAKKPESQNICFVQGDLKEFLSTHLTAKPGPLVDLETGEVIGEHAGAQFYTVGQKKGLGLFKTHLERYVVRVDVAANEVIVGPREACLWSGLEAREVNLLVEPEELPETLEVQVRYRTRPVRGKVERLGDGRMTVRLAEPQFAVTPGQSMVLYQGDRLLGGGFIHKPLYNGLEEKRALVAG from the coding sequence GTGGGCAAGGGGCGCGTGCTCGTGGCGATGTCCGGGGGAGTAGATTCCTCGGTCTCGGCGGCGTTGCTCAAGGAGCAGGGCTATGAGGTGATCGGGGCCATGATGCGTTTCTGGCCCGACAATAAGAGGGATGACTGTTTCGAAACCTGTTGCTCGCCCGACGCTGCTTACGAAGCCAGGCGGGTGGCGGATATCGTAGGCATTCCTTTCTACCTTCTTGACTACCGCGAGGAGTTCCAGGAGAAGATTATCAACCCCTTTATCGCCGGGTATGCGTCGGGGGAGACACCCAACCCCTGTGTGCACTGCAACACCCGGGTCAAGTTTGACTCGTTGCTCAAAAAGGCCCGCATGCTGGGCTGCGATTTTGTGGCGACCGGGCATTACGTGATCCGTGAAGGGAACGCCCTCTTCCGCGGCGACCCCAAAAAGGATCAAACCTACTTTCTCTGGGGCACTCCCAAAGAGGCCATCCCGCACATGATGTTTCCGGTGGGGCACCTGGAGAAGCCCCAGGTGCGGGCCATCGCCGAGCGCTTCGGCCTGCCGACGGCCAAGAAGCCCGAGAGCCAGAACATTTGCTTCGTGCAGGGAGACTTGAAGGAGTTCCTGAGCACTCACCTCACCGCCAAGCCGGGGCCCTTAGTAGACCTCGAGACCGGCGAGGTGATCGGCGAGCACGCGGGGGCGCAGTTCTACACCGTGGGCCAGAAGAAGGGGTTGGGACTCTTCAAGACCCACCTCGAGCGCTACGTGGTGCGGGTGGATGTGGCTGCCAACGAGGTCATCGTGGGGCCGCGGGAGGCGTGCTTGTGGAGCGGCCTCGAGGCTCGAGAGGTCAACCTGCTGGTCGAGCCGGAGGAACTGCCCGAGACGCTCGAGGTGCAAGTGCGCTACCGCACCAGGCCCGTGCGGGGGAAGGTTGAACGCCTTGGGGATGGACGCATGACCGTTCGCCTCGCCGAGCCGCAGTTCGCCGTGACCCCCGGGCAGAGCATGGTGCTCTACCAGGGGGATCGCCTGCTGGGGGGCGGGTTCATCCACAAGCCGCTGTATAACGGGCTCGAGGAGAAGCGCGCCCTCGTTGCTGGATAA
- a CDS encoding GntR family transcriptional regulator: MLPELSLDRTSPIPLSEQIRSQLRLLIVAGQLKPGELLPTIKELARRLKVNPNTVSEVYSSLESQGYLSGHKRGGTRVSQNPPALEPQEVLALQLSARLAREACRLGLSPAQMARWITAQVALLVQPQIKVAALGNTATQAQRWAERVQAWLGEEAQVDPVALGEGLDSGYLFVAVEPQMLHPARSFIPAVARPNRWRSLPAWARAYYEGPQGAD; encoded by the coding sequence ATGCTACCAGAGCTTTCCCTGGACCGTACCAGCCCGATCCCGCTCTCTGAGCAAATCCGCAGCCAACTTCGCTTGCTGATCGTTGCTGGGCAGTTGAAGCCGGGCGAACTGCTCCCCACCATCAAGGAACTAGCAAGGCGGCTCAAGGTCAATCCCAACACGGTCTCGGAGGTGTATTCCAGCTTGGAGAGCCAGGGTTACCTAAGCGGCCACAAGCGTGGGGGGACTCGGGTATCACAGAATCCACCCGCGCTCGAGCCGCAGGAAGTCCTGGCATTGCAGCTATCGGCCCGGCTGGCCCGTGAAGCTTGTCGCCTCGGCTTATCTCCAGCCCAGATGGCCCGCTGGATCACAGCTCAGGTCGCGCTTCTAGTGCAGCCCCAAATAAAAGTGGCTGCACTAGGAAATACTGCGACCCAAGCCCAGCGCTGGGCGGAGCGGGTTCAGGCCTGGCTGGGGGAGGAAGCTCAGGTGGACCCGGTAGCTTTGGGAGAGGGCCTAGACTCTGGATATTTGTTCGTCGCGGTCGAGCCGCAGATGCTCCACCCGGCGCGCTCGTTTATCCCGGCTGTAGCTCGTCCGAACCGCTGGCGCAGCCTACCCGCTTGGGCTCGAGCCTATTACGAAGGCCCCCAGGGAGCCGATTGA